AAAACTTCACAACCCCAATCGAACAGATCACAAGAATCATGAACATGATACAGACTGCAATGGCAGCAAGCGAAAGGATATTCGAATTCCTGGAAATAGACGTTGAGGAAAACCCATCTCAAGAGCAAATAACTGGAATGAATGATGAAATCAGCTTTGAAAATGTCTGCTTCGGTTACAGCGAAGACGAAATGGTCATAAAAGACTTGTCATTCAAGGTTAAGAAAGGAGAGAAGATAGCCATTGTAGGTGAAACTGGAGCAGGAAAGACCACAATAGTGAAACTGCTCATGAGATTCTATGACCTAAATAGTGGCGAGATAAAGATCGATGGTGTAAACATCAATCAATATGACAAGCACAGCATCAGATCCCTTGTGGGAATGGTGCTTCAGGACACTTGGCTCTTCAATGACACAATATACAACAACATCCGCTACGGCAAATTGGATGCGACAAGGGAGGAAGTGATAAACGCTTCTAAAGAGGCACATGCAGACAATTTCATCATGCAAATACCTGAAGGATACGAAAGGGAATTGAACGAGGATGCAGACAACATCTCACATGGACAGAAACAATTATTGACAATTGCAAGGACAATCCTTTCAAACAAGCAGATACTGATTCTGGATGAGGCGACATCTTCAGTCGATACAAGAACCGAAAAGATAATTCAGGAAGCAATGGATAAGCTGATGAAAGACAGGACAAGCTTCATCATTGCCCACAGGCTTTCAACAGTCAGAAATGCAGACAAGATAATTGTGATTGATGATGGGCATATAATAGAGCAAGGGTCACATGAAGAGCTATTGGAGCAAAAAGGATACTATTACAATACCTTGAATGCACAAAGAAGGGAGGATGCCATATGAACAAGGAAAATATCATTGAAGAGAGGATCAATGGATTTGATCAGTTAGACAATCGATTATTGTTCCATAAGTTCATCATGATAAATGAGATTCTGGATAAAAGAAACAAAAAGCAGAATCCGGCAATGAAAAGCGTTACAAAAGGACAAGGCAGACTGATCATTTTCTTAAAGAGAAAGGACAAGCTATCCACTAAAGCATTGTCTGAAATATTGAATGTCAGTGTCACTTCCCTTAATGAAACCTTAAACAAACTGGAGCAGCAGAATTTCATTAGAAAGGTTCCATCAGAGCAAGACAAAAGAGTTTTGCTTGTTGAATTGACAGAAGAGGGAAGAGCCCTTGAATTCAAGAACCATGAGGACATCGACATCTTTGACTCCCTAAGTGAAAAGGAAAAGGAAAATCTCAATGAATACTTGAATCGATTAACTGCATCCCTTCATAATAAATTCAAGGAAGAGAATCCTGAAAGATATGAGAAAATTATTAAAAACAGAAATGAAATCTTTGAAAAGTACTTTAAGGACAACAATCATAATGAATGGTTGGAACTGATTGATTGTAAAAAATAGATAAAACTGATAAAAATAGCAAAAAATAAAAATTTAAAAAAATAATGGAAAAAAAGAAAAATAGTAAATGAAACTATTTTTTAGAATTTCCCAATTCATAAGTCTTTTTTATGATCAATTCAAACAGATTATCTGTTTTGAGTTCAATAGGTTCATGTGGATTAACAATGAAATTCAAAGCCTGTTGAGTGATTTCATCCAAGTCAGTGGTCCTATACATCAATCCATTGTTTACATAGAACTGATCTACAGATAATGTGTCTCCAGGATAACATGAGATTACAGGAGTCTGTAGAATTGCCGCTTCCCTGTTCATTGTACCACCAGCACCGATTACAAGATCACATGCCTTGATAATGCTTGAAGTGTCAACAGGAGGCTTAAGTATTGTCACATTCTTGATTCCTTCAAAGATATCCGCCTGTTCCTTGAATCTAGGAAGAATGAGAATGTTCGCATACTCCTTCAATACATCAACAACAGGAGACAAGACTGATTTTCTGCAATCTGTATTCAAATAGGAAGCAAGGGATGGTTCAGGCCTCATGAGTATAGTCCTTTGAAGTGGCAAGTCAAGTCCCAAATCATCAAAGATATTTTCATTGAACACAAAGTTGTTGAAGTGCATAAGCTCTGAAGTTCCATTATATTTTATGATGTCATTTGGATTTGCACCATATTGCATCAGTTTCCACTCATCGATAATGCTTGGAACAATGATCTTGCTGCATAATGGAAGTGTCAACTTATTTGCAGCCATCGCATGCTCATTATCCAAAACAAAGAGGCTTGGAATTCCAAGGCCAAATGCCACTCTTGGAAGTTCGATTGAATGCTTTGAAAGGGCTACATCAAAGTTCTCACCAGCAACCAAATCCGCCAAATCCACTACACGCTGTGCACTTTCCTTAAGCTTTTCCTCTAATGTGACTCCATGCTTGCCTACTGATATGAAATCTATGTCATACATATCCATCAATTTATGAATGTCACCGAATCTGCGAGCTGTGACTAGAACATCTTCTCCCTCATCTTCAAAATACTTGATGACATCCTTGAAAAATCTTACATGGGGCGCATTTGATATATCAATCCAAATCTTCATGAAATCACCTCTTAATCTCAATTTTAGTACAATTAATAATTAATATTATAGTAATACTTAATAAATTTTAGTAAAATAGAGATAAAAAAATAAGATTCGGGGAAAATAAAACTCAAAAAAGATTAATTGAAAATAAAATATGAAAAAAAAGATTGATTAAAAAAATATTAAAAAAAAGATTGATTAAAAAAATATTAAAAAAAAGAAATAAAAAAGAAAAAGATTAGTGAGAATGCTCATGACTGTGTCCATGTCCATGGTCATGTTCATGACTGTGTTCGTGGTCATGGTCATGGTCGTGGTCATGATGATGGTGATGATGTTCAGCTCCGTGAGCCTTAGCCTCTTTAATGGCTTCAATCACTTCATCCAATCCTTTGCCTTCTTTCAAGCTGGTAGTAATGACCTTGACATCCGGATTGAGTTTTTTGGCATCAGCCACCATCTTGTCAGTGCTTGCACCGACAGCATCAGCCAAATCAATCTTATTGATGATGATCAAGTCAGAATCCTTGAAAATGTAAGGGTGTTTCTCTACAGTGTCGTCACCTTCGGTAACGCTTACAACAACAACTCTCATATGGGAACCTAATTGGAAGTCAACAGGACAAATCAAGTTTCCAACATTTTCAATGAATAAGTAATCGATATCATCAAGTGGAAGGTCGCCTAAACCATGGCTTACCAAGTGAGCATCCAAGTGACATTCGGTACCTGTGTTCAATCCTACAACAGGTGCATTGTGGGATTTGATCCTTTCAGCATCGAAATCACTGATTATATCACCTGCAAGCACACCTACCTTTTCATCAAGGTTATCTATCAAATCTTCAATAAGAGCGGTTTTACCAGACCCGATTGCTCCTACAAAGTCTACACAAAATATATCGTGGTCTTCCAATAAATGTAAGTTCTTATGTGCTAATTTGTCATTAGCAGCCATAATATTTTTAGCTATTTCTACATCTGCAATCTTATGCATGTATATGATCCTCCGTATAAATATATGATTTCATAATAAGTTTAATAATTTTAAAAATTTGGACAATATTATCAATGACCTATGAAAAAACTATCAAAATGATAAAAAGAAATTTTAATTATATTAATAGAATTTCTTGTTGAGAATTTTGACTAATTTTCATCATCATCTTTTTCAATGCTGATGCTTCTGACAGTAATTTCTTTACCATTTGTCACTTCGACCCTATGGCTTTCACATTTAGGGCATAAGACCATAGGTGCATAATGGTCACTGTCGTCAACATTACCTTCACCTTCAAAGCCACAATTGTGACATTTGATTTCAACATCAATAGTATTAATGATCATCTCGACGTTTTTTGTCAGTTCTTCTCCTTCACACATAACGCCAAGCATAAACTTCAATTGTTCCGGATTCAACATAGCCAATCTTCCAATTTCAATAACCATTTCAGTTACTTCAATCGCATCATTAGCTTCTGCAGTGTCCATAACTGTGCTGAAAA
The sequence above is drawn from the Methanobrevibacter sp. genome and encodes:
- a CDS encoding MarR family transcriptional regulator encodes the protein MNKENIIEERINGFDQLDNRLLFHKFIMINEILDKRNKKQNPAMKSVTKGQGRLIIFLKRKDKLSTKALSEILNVSVTSLNETLNKLEQQNFIRKVPSEQDKRVLLVELTEEGRALEFKNHEDIDIFDSLSEKEKENLNEYLNRLTASLHNKFKEENPERYEKIIKNRNEIFEKYFKDNNHNEWLELIDCKK
- a CDS encoding DUF354 domain-containing protein; translation: MKIWIDISNAPHVRFFKDVIKYFEDEGEDVLVTARRFGDIHKLMDMYDIDFISVGKHGVTLEEKLKESAQRVVDLADLVAGENFDVALSKHSIELPRVAFGLGIPSLFVLDNEHAMAANKLTLPLCSKIIVPSIIDEWKLMQYGANPNDIIKYNGTSELMHFNNFVFNENIFDDLGLDLPLQRTILMRPEPSLASYLNTDCRKSVLSPVVDVLKEYANILILPRFKEQADIFEGIKNVTILKPPVDTSSIIKACDLVIGAGGTMNREAAILQTPVISCYPGDTLSVDQFYVNNGLMYRTTDLDEITQQALNFIVNPHEPIELKTDNLFELIIKKTYELGNSKK
- the hypA gene encoding hydrogenase maturation nickel metallochaperone HypA; its protein translation is MHEFAMAQGIFSTVMDTAEANDAIEVTEMVIEIGRLAMLNPEQLKFMLGVMCEGEELTKNVEMIINTIDVEIKCHNCGFEGEGNVDDSDHYAPMVLCPKCESHRVEVTNGKEITVRSISIEKDDDEN